In Burkholderia sp. GAS332, one DNA window encodes the following:
- a CDS encoding outer membrane porin, OprD family, with the protein MLTTTCNTSALGAPGETLEEDELTRGTTRPWRVEEIPSLFAQSETTVSTTFYSRNRHATDHVGDVHVNALGVGLDWRSGYAAGPWGFVGADLSGFANLRLVPATGLSEVLYHDYRDGTDKSYATLAQAALKWRSSAAGDGWQVRAGYTPLSVGTLGTSGGLHTHAYRGGELKYRASGWEIGYGWADQFRNEWDDRFRTMTNAWHQNRDQYDGAASRIDFVHSVGIRYEADTTNSVDLGVGEGRRYRRNAQVIATRAWQFADGRSMTASGYALWGRYDAALGPTAAPRNEWHASTNVAYVGGPLSVSLGFGMTHAPDSGEMNFRLTPWANSDNRNQIQTWGQLDDFVWDGTRVLKAAASLQVGSYVGMPGLALGVSGIHGWAIRNPGRSNTSANEIDLSLTYDVKEGPLKGLGLGIFPARLRTNGFYGKSDRNDMKFIVSYRQTF; encoded by the coding sequence ATGCTAACTACAACATGCAATACGTCAGCCTTGGGAGCGCCTGGCGAGACCCTCGAGGAAGATGAGCTGACACGCGGTACAACGCGGCCATGGCGCGTTGAAGAAATACCCAGTCTCTTCGCGCAATCGGAAACGACCGTTAGCACAACGTTTTATTCGCGAAATCGACATGCTACCGACCACGTCGGCGATGTCCATGTCAACGCCCTCGGGGTGGGGCTGGACTGGCGCTCGGGCTACGCTGCGGGGCCTTGGGGCTTTGTCGGCGCCGATCTGTCAGGTTTTGCCAATCTGCGGCTTGTGCCCGCCACTGGGCTGTCGGAGGTGCTGTACCACGACTACCGGGACGGGACCGACAAAAGCTATGCGACGCTCGCGCAAGCCGCGCTGAAATGGCGCAGCAGCGCAGCGGGGGACGGATGGCAGGTCCGCGCGGGCTACACCCCACTCAGCGTCGGGACGCTCGGGACCTCGGGCGGGCTGCATACGCATGCGTATCGCGGCGGTGAATTGAAGTACCGCGCGTCGGGCTGGGAAATCGGTTACGGCTGGGCCGATCAGTTCCGCAATGAGTGGGACGACCGGTTTCGAACCATGACCAACGCGTGGCATCAGAATCGCGACCAGTACGACGGCGCCGCCAGTCGGATCGACTTCGTGCACAGCGTAGGCATTCGCTACGAGGCGGATACGACTAACTCCGTCGACTTGGGCGTAGGCGAGGGTCGCCGATATCGCCGCAATGCGCAGGTCATCGCCACGCGCGCCTGGCAATTCGCCGATGGTCGCAGCATGACAGCGAGCGGTTACGCGCTCTGGGGCCGTTACGACGCCGCGCTTGGGCCGACCGCTGCGCCGCGCAACGAATGGCATGCGAGCACCAACGTCGCCTATGTCGGCGGACCGTTGAGCGTCAGCCTGGGTTTTGGCATGACTCATGCACCGGACTCCGGTGAGATGAATTTCCGCCTGACGCCGTGGGCCAATAGCGACAATCGTAACCAGATCCAGACCTGGGGGCAGCTTGACGATTTTGTTTGGGACGGCACGCGGGTGCTCAAGGCAGCAGCATCCCTTCAGGTTGGGTCTTATGTCGGCATGCCAGGGCTTGCGCTCGGTGTTAGCGGTATTCACGGGTGGGCGATCAGGAATCCGGGGCGCAGCAATACCTCGGCAAACGAGATCGACTTGAGTTTGACCTACGATGTGAAAGAGGGGCCGCTCAAGGGGCTTGGCCTTGGCATCTTTCCGGCGCGCCTGCGCACCAACGGCTTCTATGGAAAATCCGACCGTAACGACATGAAGTTCATCGTGTCATACCGCCAGACCTTTTGA